TTTCAGACTTAATAAAGATGATTTGAAAATCAAAGATTTAAATAGCATCTATTTGTACGTTAGAGGTATCAATCTACTCACCTTCGCTTTCGACAAAAATCTTCCATTTGATCCAGAATCAAATAGTAATACTGTTCCTAGTTATGTGGGAGGGTCAGGAGTATATGATCAAACTCAGCCCTTACTAAGACAGATAATGTTTGGTGCGGTAATAGATTTCTAATTATTAAAATTTAAAAAATGAAAAACAAAATATTTATTTTAGGAGCTTTTGTGGCATTACTAGGAATGTCGTCTTGCTCTGATAGCTTTTTAGAAGAAAACTACTCGGAAGCGTTGAACATACCATTAGATGCTAACACGATCAAAACTAATGATGATTTGCAAAACTCAATCAGAGGACTTTATGCATCCCTAGCTAATACTAATGGTTTCGGAGGAGGTTATTTTACCTATCAAGAACTTACTGGAGATATTGGATTTGTAAGTATCAAAAATTCTGGATACTTCGTGTCTACTAATGCATTGAATCATCTTCAGGTAGATGGAGGTGCCAGTGAAGGCATATGGACCGCATTTTATAACACAATTGCAAATGCAAATCTTGTACTGTCATATGAAGGTAAAATTCCAGACGGAAAAGATGGAGTTGTAAAGTCTAATACTTTATTTGCACATGCGAAGGTAATACGTGCATATAATTATTTGGCTCTTTTGGGTCTGTTTTCCCCTAATTATGGAGAAGGGGATCAAAGTTTAGGTGTTCCATATACGACTGCCTATAATATAACTGCTAAATTACCCAGAGAAACAGTTCCTAATGTTATAAACTCTGTGATTGCTGATTTAGAATCTTCTTTAGCTTTTTTTAAGGCTGATGGTTTTTCAGCAATTTATGCAGATAATAAATCTTTCAACACAAATGCTGTAAATTTATTACTTGCGAGGGCTTATTTATTTAAAAAAGATTATACTAAAGCACAGCAATATGCTCAGACTGTTATTGATGTAGGGGGACTACTTAGTACAACTAGTACTTCGAGTCCATTTTCATCAATGTTTTTAGTAACGGGTGAAAATAACGCAGAAGTTCTCTTTCAAATAGATTTTACTAATCCAGGTGGGTCAAACTCTCTTTCTACTTATTGGGGAACGGCAGGAACTTATAAGCAAAATTTTATGGCAAAGCCATTCTATGATTCATTTGTATCAGCTACAGGTAATGATATCCGTGTGAAAAATACGGCGTGGTATCAAAATAATGCAACAACATACCCGGATCTACCACTGCCAATTAATGTCAGAAAATACAATAATGGATTTAGAGATGTAATTCAATTGAGAAAAACGGAGGCTATTTTTATCAAGGCAGAGGCACAATATCATTCTGATCCTTCAATTGCGTTTCAGACTCTAAAAGATTGGGTTTTAGCATATAGAGATACAGGCTACAGCAAGATGCCAACCGGGACAGGAGTTCTAGATGAAATCTTAAGACAAAAAGGATTTGAGTTTTTCCTCGAAGGAACAAGATTTACTGATTTAAAAAGAAATAACAAACCAATTATTAAATATCAGACTGGTGTAGACGGGAATACTTTAGGATCTATTCCGTTAGGCGACAGACGATTTATTTGGCCAATACCTTTGGCAGAGAAACAAAATAATCCTAATATTTCTCAAGCTCCAGGATATTAATAAAATGAAGCTGTCTCTGTAAAGAGACAGCTTATGTTTGAATATCAAAAGTTTCAGAATGCTAAAACTCTGCATTAAAATAATAGAAATTTAAAAATCATTTTAGTGGAGTGCTTTTTTTTGAGATTTAACATTTTTTTTTAAAGTTATTTAAAAAAAAAATTATAATTTAGTCAATATTTAAAAATTAAAATTATTTATTATGAAAAAAATCTATCTTATGGCAAGCATTGTAACAATGGTTGCTGCCAATGCGCAAGTTTCCATTAATGACAACTTTGAAAGCTATCCTGTTGGATCTTATTTTGGAGGTACTTGGTCGAATTGGTCTGGAGCATCAGGTGCTGAAAATTTGCGTATTACAACTGCACAAGCCGCAAGTGGTACAAAATCAGGGACTATTAGCGTAGATGGGCAAGATGTTATCATGAAAGTGCCAACTGCAGTTTCAGGGGTACATACTTTTCAGTGGAAAATGCTAGTTCCTGCAGACAAATCTGCATGGTTGGCATTTATGGAAGATACTTCAAACCCTGCTAATTATGGTACTGACTCAATGCCATTTAAACTCAATTTCAATACAAATACAGTAATTGGAACGGATAATTATGATAACAAGATGTATCTTTCGCTTTATGCTTCTGACACATCTGTATCTTTAACTCCTCCAATTGACTACCCTATCGGGCAATGGGCAACTTACAAGGTGGTTTTTGATTTGGACAGCGCTATCGTTTCATTTTATATAAACGGAACAAAAATTATTGAAACAGATTATACAGCTCCAGGGTTGTCTGTAGGAGGTGCTGACCTTTGGAAATTTGATACAGGCAATATATTTATAACAGGATCTACAAGTACAAACGATCCTTGCGAATGGTATATTGATGACTTCGTGTATGGTGAAGGAGATTTGGCTACTACAGAAGTAACAGCAAATTCTTTCTCTGTTTATCCTACACTTGTTAGCAATCAAGTGTTTAATGTTTCAGGAAAATCAAAAATTTCAAGTGTAGAAGTGTATAACATTGCAGGTCAGCAAGTATTGAAATTAGCTCCAAATGCAACTTCAGTTGAAGTGAATACTTCTAAGCTTGTGCCAGGAACATATATTGTAAATGTAACCGGAGAGCAAACTAAACTTAGTAAGAAGATTATTGTTAAATAATAATTCACAATATTCGAATTTTAAAGACTGTCTTTTAGATGGTCTTTTTTTATTTATTATTTTTCCATTCGTTTGTTGATTTTTAAGTATAAGATTTAGTATATTTCTTAGAGAGGCTCTGTTGAAAACACTAAAGTTATTAAAAAATAATCCAGATTATTTTTACATAATCAAACCCCGCAATCTGCGGGGTTTTTTATTTACGGATAATTAGTACTTTTGTAGTCAAATTTCCTTGATGAAATATTTATCAATACTGTTACTTGTTTTTAGCGTTTTTATTAATGCACAGCAAGTCAACAAAACAGATTCTAATAAACTGCCTTCGGATACACTAAAAGTAGATTCTGGAGAACAAGATTCATTAGAAATTTATAAACCAACCATTTATGATTATCAGGTCAAGAAAAGATTTTCTGAGAAAAAAATCTATGATACTACGTTTGCTATTGAGAGATCATACATTGTAATACAGTACAACAAAAAAGATAATTTCGGAAAAATCCAGTATGCTAATATTGGATCGGGATTTCAGAATTTGGTTTATGAAAAAAATGCGGAGCAAAATCTCACACTTCTTCCGGAAAACAAATCATTCTATCTTATAGGTGAAAATGACATCAATTACTATGATGTAAAAACACCAACCACCACATTTTTCTATAACAATGCAATGAAAAATGGAGGACAATTACATACAACCTATACGCAAAATGTTGGAAAGAATTTCAATTTTGCGATAGAATATATGGGATTAAGGTCTCAAGGACTCTATACAAATAGTTTGGCTTCGAGTAACAATACTATTTTCAGCGGGCATTATATTTCTAAAAATAAAAAATACGAAGCTTACGCCCATTACATCCATCAGAATGTCAACAATCAGGAAAATGGAGGGATTGCAGACTTAGACGTTTTCTTAGGAGGCGATTCAAGGTTCAATAACCGTCAAAATCTTGAAACCAACTTAGCTGGCGCCGAATCCAGATATGCTTATAGAAGATATTATTTCAGTCAGGAGTTTGCGCCTTTTGATCCTGCTAAATATCCCTTCAAGCTAAGACACACTATTTATCATCAGGGTAACAAATATTATTTTTCAGAAACAGCTTCGGATATAGATTTCTTTGGAGGCATAGATAATACAGCATTTCCATTAACCAATAAAAAGTTCTCCAACAATCTCAGTAACACTTTTAGCTTGGTTTGGGATAACGAGAAATTCAAATTGGATGCTGGATTCCGTCATCAGTACATTACTTTCGGGAATAAAAATGCCTATCCTCTTTTAGAAATTCCGGGTTATTTCAAAGAACAAAGATTCGGGGCTGTTGGGAACTTACAAATTAAATTGCTAGACAAAATCCAACTGAAATCCTTTTTGGAAATTTCCAAAGGTTCAGAATTTGGAGATTATATCAAGACTACCAACGAATTAGTTTTCGAGCCTATCAAAGACTATCTGATAGAAGGACGAGTTAATTTCCAATCGGCTTATCCAAGTTTCAATTATCTGGTGAACTCTTCGCATTATCTCAATTACAACTATTATCTACAAAATCCAAATAACGAAGCCGTAACCCAAATCGGAGGAACTTTGAAATTGGCAAAATGGTTTAACACGCAGCTTTTTGTAGATTATTTCAGAATCGATAATTACACTTATTTTGATAATTCAGCAAAACCACAACAAAGTTCTTCTTCACTCAATATTTCGCAAATTGGAGGTGAAACAACTTTGAAATACCACAGATTCAATTTCAACGGAAGAGTGCTTTTCCAAAAAGCTTTGACCAATGACAATTTGTTGCCAATGCCTGATTTCATCGGAAGATTGAATATTTATTATCAGGCGCCAGCGTTCAAAAAAGCGGCAGAAATTCAGGCTGGTGTAAAATTGTATTACTTCACCAAATTTGCTTCCAGAGAATTTTCACCAATTCTCAACGAGTACATTTTGCCGGGAACAAACGCTTATTCAATTGGAGGGCAGCCGATTGCCGATGTTTACATCAATATGAGGGTGAAACGTATGTTTTTCTATGTAGAAGGACAGCACATCAATCAGACCTTTATGCAGAATAAATCGTTCACGGCGCCAAATTATCCTATTTATGATTTTCGATTGAATTTGGGCGTGGTTTGGTATCTTTTCCACTAATTTTGTTAGAATAATTATGGTAGCTTTATCCGCCTTCCGTTCCCAATTTGTCACACTGAGCTTGTCGAAGTGTCCGCTCAAGTCGGGCTGCGAGTCAACAACCATCAACCAACAACAGACAACCAAATGACCATCGGTTTCGAAAATATAGACAGCATTCCAAAACTCGTAAAAGACTTTCTTAAAAAAAATCTGGACGGATTTCAAGGAAAAGTTTTTGACTTGGAGAATTTCAAAAATCAGATTGTGGAAAAACAAAATTCCTATTCTGATGACAAAAGACAAATTCTTCATAATGCGATTTTCTCTCAGAATCAAGAAGAGCAGATGTCTCCAAAACAATTAGAATTTCTCTTTTCTTTGAAAGATAAAACTACTTTCACCATTACAACCGGTCATCAGCTCAACTTGTTTACAGGTCCTGTTTTCTTTGTTTATAAGATTTTGCAGACTATCAAAACAGCAGAATTTCTTAAATCTAATTTTCCGGAATTCAATTTCGTTCCTGTTTTTTGGATGGCAACGGAAGACCACGATTTTGACGAAATCAACCATTTCAAAACCAAAGAACATTATTACGAAATCAAAGGAAATGCCGGTGGTGATGTTGGAAATATAAAAATCGATGAAACGTTTTTCATTCAGGAATTTGAGAAAGAATTCAAAGACAATCTCTATGGAACGGAACTGATTCTTTGGATTAAAAAAGCGTATCAAAAAGGCAAAACACATACACAAGCGATTCGATATTTGGTGAATCAATTGTTTTCGGATTACGGATTACTGACAATTGATGGAAACGAAAAAGAACTGAAAAATCAGGTAAAAGATATTTTCAAAAAAGAATTATTATCGAATCAACTTTTTGAAACAACTAAAAATCAAAGACAATTTCTGGAAGATAATTATGGCAAAGTCCAAGTCAATCCGAGAGAAATCAATCTTTTTTATTTGACGGAAACCAGAAACCGAATCGAAAAAATCAACAATGAATATTTCATTCTTGACACAGATTTAAAATTATCGGAAGAAGAGATTCTTCACGAATTGGAAAATTATCCCAAAAAATTTAGCCCGAATGCGGTTCTTCGTCCTGCTTATCAGGAAACCATTATGCCGAATCTAGCATATATTGGCGGAAATGCCGAGATTATGTATTGGATAGAATTGAAAGATTATTTCGAATCCATTAATCTGCCTTTCCCGATTTTGATTCCAAGAAATTCGATGTTGTTTTTGGAAGAAAAAACCTTTAGTAAAATTGAAAACTCAGGATTGAAAATCGAAAATTTCTTCGGGAATTTTGCAGAAGTTATCAATCAAAAAATATTAGATAACAACGAAATTAAACAACTTCTTGAACGGAAAGAACAAGATTTGATTAATTCGTTTTCAGAAATAAAAACAAAGGCTGAACAAACGGACAAAACTTTTGCAAACCTTGTGAATGCAGAGGAAACTCGACAATTAAAATCATTCAAAAGAATGCAAAAACGTCTTTTGAAAGCTGAGAAAATAAAGCAATCTGAGAAATTTGACCAGATGCAAAATCTGTTTCTGAAAGTTCATCCCGGCGGAACCTGGCAGGAAAGAGTATTGAATTTCAGTGCGTTCTACGCGGATTTTGGAAAACAATGGATTGCCGGTAGTTATCAACAAATGGATGTTCAAAAATCGGAACTGATAATTTCTTCCATTTAATCTGAAAGCATTATTTTTGTAACATTATATAAAAAGGATGGTTAAAAAGATTTTCATTTTATCAGGACTTATCGGATTTTTAGGGCTTTCGGCACAGAAAACCCACACTGTTGCGCCAAAGGAAACACCTTATGGGATTTCTAAACAATATGGTATCACGATTGATGAATTGTATCAATTGAATCCTTCCAAAAAAGAAGGTGGTCTTAAAATTGGCGATGTTATCGTTGTTTCAAAAGGAGGTAGCGGTACAAAAGCTGTACCTTCAACGCCAACACCTGCAACTTCTGTAGCTAAAACAGGAAAAACAGGAACCATTACCTTACAGCCAAAGCAAACCATTTACGGAATTACAAAACAGTATCAGATTTCTGAGGCAGACCTTAGAAAACTGAATCCTGAATTGGATTCTCATATGAAAATCGGTGACAAGATTACCCTGCCATTAGATAACATTCAGAAATTTGGCGGCTCTGCGCCTGCAACTGTTGTTCAAGCAACTACTACTACGACAGAAAAACCCGCTGAAGTAAAAACAGTGACTAAAACTGAAACTAATTCTTCTGACAAAGGTCTATATGTTGTTCAGGCAAAGGATAATTATTATAAAATCTCGAGACAATTCAACCTGACTCAAAAGCAGTTATTCGCTTTGAATCCGGGATTGGAAACAACAGGTTTGAAACCGGGAGAAGCGATTAGAGTTTCCGGTTCGGATTCTGCAGCAAGTTCTTCTAATTCTATCAAGGTTGAGGATAATTCTCAAAGCAATGCGACATCAGCTCCGGTCACTGAAACGACAAGGCAAACAACGGTTTCGGAGCCAACGAAAACTTCTTCATCTGTAACTTCTTCGGAAGATGATTATGTGACTTACACGGTTCAGAGTGGCGATACAATGTTCAGTATTATGAACAGATTCAATGTGACACTTGACCAATTGATTAGCCTTAATCCAAATCTTTCTGATGGATTGAAAGCCGGGATGACTTTGAAAATTAAGAAACAAGACCCGATGTATTCTAAGAAAAGCGGTGATGTTTTGAGTGTTGTTTTGATGTTGCCTTTCGGGTACGATGCGAACGATGCGAAGTACAGAACAATGTCTATGGATTTCTTGACCGGCGCAAAATTAGCAGCTGAGAGAAATGCAACAAACGGACAAAAATTGGACATCAAAGTTGTAGATGCTGGAAATGAAACAACTTTCAAAAATAGTCTTTCCCAGATCAATCCGGATAATACAGATTTGATTGTGGGGCCTTTTTTCAAATCAAGTGTTCTTGAAGTTCTAAGATTTGTGAATGATAAAAAAATTCCTGTAGTTGCACCTTTTGCTAATTCGGAAGACCTTTTTGATTACAGCAATTTGATTATCATCGAAACTGAAAATTCAATTTATTCGGACAGAATCGTGAAAGAAGTTGGTCAGGTTTATCAAGACCAAAAAATCTATATTGTTGCAGATAATTCCAAAGCAAATGCTAATGCAATTAAAGCTGGTTTGGAAAAGTCATTATCAAAACCTAATGTTGTTATCGTTAATTCTTCATCAGAGATTCAGTTGGAAAATAATATGATGACAGGACAATCGGTTCCTGTGATTGCGGTTTTAGCGGACGATGACGAATCTGCAGGTGCTGCTTTTGCTTCAAAAATTATTGCTCTTGGAAAACAGACAGAAGGCGTGAAAGCTTTCAGTATGTTTTACAGTCCAAGCTTTGAGAAGAATGTAGACGACCTTTCAAAAGCGAGTTTGGTTTATCTGATGGATAGAAAAATCAATTACGATGGCGATTTTGAAAAAGAAATTCTTGCAGCTTACAAAGGCAAATATTGTAAAACGCCTTCAAAATATGCTGTAATTGGTTTTGATGTAATGAATGATATGCTGACAAGAGAAAACAAAAGAGGAGAAATTTTCAAGCAAATCGGTAAATCCCAAACACAACTAGCTACAAAATTCGAATTTGTAAAAGCAAAACCAAACGGAGCATATATCAATAACGGTTACAGAGTTGTCAGATTGATGCAGTAATATTGATTTGAAAATTTAAATAATAGTTAAGAAAAATTAAATGGATAAAACGCCGACTGGCGTTTTATCTGTCAAAAATTAGATATAATAAATGAAACTCGAAAGAGTTCCATCTATCCTAAAAAAAATAATAGTTAATTAGATGAAAGCACTTGTATTTCCTGGGCAGGGTTCACAGTTTGTCGGGATGGGAAAAGAACTTTACGATTCCCGAAAAGACGTGAAAGACCTGATGGATTCTGCCAATGATATTCTTGGTTTTGATATTGTTTCTGTGATGTTCAATGGAACAGACGAAGACCTTAAAAAAACGAGCGTAACCCAGCCAGCTATTTTCCTACACTCGGTTGCTGCTGTAAAAGTAGCGAACGGTTTGGGTGCAGAAATGGTTGCTGGACATTCTTTGGGCGAATTTTCCGCTTTGGTTGCCAACGGCGTTCTATCTTTCGAAGACGGACTGAAATTAGTTTCCGAAAGAGCGCAGGCAATGCAGATGGCTTGCGATATTAATCCAAGTTCGATGGCTGCCATCCTTGGCTTAGAAGATGTTAAAGTTGAAGAAATCTGTGCAGAAATCGAAGGCATTGTTGTTCCTGCAAATTACAACTGTCCTGGACAATTGGTAATTTCCGGAGAGACAACAGCTGTTGAAAAAGCTTGCGAAGCTTTGAAAGCGGCTGGTGCAAAAAGAGCTTTGTTGTTGCCTGTAAATGGTGCTTTTCATTCGCCATTAATGATGCCGGCTCAAGAGAGATTGGCTGCCGCAATTGAAAAAACAAATTTCCGAAAAGCAACAATTCCTGTTTATCAGAACATCACGACAACTGCAGTTTCTGACCCGGAAGAAATCAAGAAAAATTTGATTGCTCAGCTGACTGGTCCTGTAAAATGGACTCAAAGTGTGCAGAATATGATAAAAGACGGTGCAACTAATTTTATAGAAGTCGGACCTGGAAAAACACTTCAAGGTTTGATTAAGAAAATCAATTCAGAAGTTAATGTTGCGTCTGCTATCTAAGAATAGAATTTTTAGGGCAGCTTAATCCGCCTTCCGCTCCCAATCTTTTTACTTTTTAGCAAAAAAGCAAAAAGGATTTCCGCTCAAGTCAGGCTGTATAAGATTCTATGTTTAAAATAAATTAAAAAATAATCAACAAATGAGCAGGATATTTTCACCAGGCAAGTTAATGCTTACCTCAGAATATGTTGCTGTTGATGGCGCTCTTGTTCTAGCTATTCCAACGAAGCTGGGACAAGAGCTTTTTTATACAGAGAATGAAGACCAGAAGTCATTGATTTTTTGGGAAGCTTATCACCAGAATCAATTATGGTTAAAGGCTACGATTGATTATAAAAATTGGGAAATCCTTGAAACCAATGATTCCAAAGCTTCAGAATTCATTCTTAAAACGCTCAAAAATGTTCAGAATCTTTCTGATACCAAACTAAAAAGTGATACTTCTTATCACATTAAAACCAATCTTCAATTTCCTTCAGACTTTGGGTTAGGAAGCAGTTCTACCTTGATGAATAATCTTGCAGAGTGGGCAAACATCGATGCCTTTACTCTTAACGAAATCAGTCTTGGCGGAAGTGGTTATGACGTTGCTGTTGCCAAAGAAAAATCTGCAGTTCTCTACAGCCGTTTTCCGGAAAGGACTTATCATAAAATTGATTTCAATCCGAGTTTCAAGGATGAATTAATTTTTATTCATCTCAATCAAAAGCAAGATACGAGAGAAGGAATTTCTCATTACAAGTCTAAGCCAACTTCAACGGGATTAATCAATGACTATTCTAAATTAACCAAAATGATTGTCAACAGTCAGAATTTGGAAGAATTTTCAGAATTAATGACAATTCACGAGCAAAAAATGTCCGATTTTCTCGAAATCCCAACTGTGAAAGAAAAATATTTCCAAAATTGCCCGAGCTTTGTCAAAAGTTTGGGAGCTTGGGGTGGAGATTTCGTTCTTGCGTCCAAATTTGGAGATTATGAAAGCTATTTCAAAAAGCAAGGTTTCTACAGAATATTCTCTTGGTCAGATTTAATTAATTGATTATTAATTAATTATAAATTTTATTTTAACTGATGAATGTCAGTTTATAAAAACTTTGATAATTCGCTGATATTTTTACATTTGTCGCAACACCTTTAATCTTCAAAAAAAATTAAAAATGGACAAGTTAAAATCTTATCTTGAACACCAAGGTATTCTCAATCCGAAAGAGATCATCCACAATCCTACTTACGAAGAAATTTTCCAGGCAGAAATGGACCCGAACAATTCCGGATTTGCTAAAGGCGTTTTGACAAAGTCGGGGGCTGTGGCTGTAAAAACCGGAATTTTTACCGGCAGGTCTCCAAAAGACAGATATATTGTAAAAGACAATATCACTCGGGATACGATTTGGTGGGACGGAAACATCAATCGTCCAACCACAGTCGAAGTTTTTGATGAGTTAAAAGACATCGTAACCAAAGACCTTTCTGGCGACAGAATCTATGTTATCGATACATTTTGTGGTTCTAACGAAGACACGAGATTGAAAGTAAGGTTCGTGACAAAAGTGGCTTGGCAAGCTCATTTTGTGATGAATATGTTCATTCGTCCTTCTCATTATGACCTTCAAAATTATGGCGATCCGGATTTTGTAGTCATCAATTCTTCCGAATCTGTCAATCCAAATTGGGAACAACACGGACTTAATTCTGAAGTGTTTGTAATGTTCGATTTGACCAAGAAAATGCAGATCATCGGTGGAACTTGGTATGGCGGAGAAATGAAGAAAGGAATGTTCGCGATAATGAATTATTACCTTCCATTGAAAGGAATGGCTTCTATGCATTGTTCCGCAAACGTAGGCGAGGACGGCGATGTAGCAGTTTTCTTCGGACTTTCCGGAACTGGGAAAACAACGCTTTCTGCTGACCCGAAACGCTATTTGATTGGTGATGATGAGCACGGTTGGGATAACAACGGTGTTTTCAATTACGAAGGTGGTTGCTATGCAAAAGTGATTGACCTTAGTAAAGAAAAAGAACCGGATATTTACGGCGCAATCAGAAGAGATGCGTTGTTGGAAAATGTGGTTACGGATGACGAAGGTAATGTAGATTACACCGACGGCTCGATTACGGAAAATACAAGGGTTTCCTATCCAATTTATCATATCAGCAAAATTGTTTTGCCTTCCAAAGCTGGTCATGCGAGTAAAATCATTTATTTGTCGGCTGACGCATTCGGGGTTTTGCCTCCGGTTTCTATCCTGACAGACCAACAGGCGCAATATCATTTCCTTTGCGGATATACATCAAAATTAGCAGGAACAGAACGCGGTATCACAGAACCGACACCTTCTTTTTCACCGGCATTTGGAGAAGCATTTTTGACATTGCATCCAACAATGTATTCCAAAACGTTGATTGGAAAAATGAAGGAGCACGGCGCGAAAGCTTATTTGGTAAATACAGGCTGGAACGGAACTGGAAAGAGAATTTCTCTCAAAGATACCAGAGCGATTATCGATGCTATTATTGATGGAAGCATTGATAAAGCTGATACGAATAAAGTTCCAGTAATGAATTTGGAATTCCCTGTTGCATTACCAAATGTTTCCGAAAACATTCTTGACCCAAGAGATACGTATGAGAATAATTCTGATTGGGAAGCTAAAGCTAAAGATTTGGCTGCAAGATATATTAAGTATTTTGAGCAGTTTACAGATAATGATGAAGCTCTGGAGTTGGTTTCTTCGGGACCGATTTTGTCAGAAGTTCATCAGGACTAAAAATAGAAACGCTTCCAATTTTGGAAGCGTTTTTTTATTGTATTAATTTTCCGTCTTGTTGTAGGATAACTTTATTGTTTTGTTCAACGGTCAAATCGATTTCCGGTGCATCTTTTTCGCCAATAATTCCTCTGTAAATAATGTAACTGAACTCGCCTTTTTTGAAAGTAATTGTATGATTACCGCCGCTTCCTTCCATTCTGATCTCGCCATTAGTCAGAATCAAATCGGGTTTTGTAGATTCTTTTTTACCTAATTTCCAAGAAGCATAACGGTATTTTCCATTGCTCAGTTCATCAATTCTAATCAAATAACTTTTAGTGGTCATTTTATAAACTGGCGATTTATATTGTCTCAAAGTGGAAAATAGATTTTTCTTTTCGTTAATAATAATGTTGTTCTTTTGATTTGTTTCGAATGGACTCTGGTAATTTAATGCTGTAATTCTTCCTTCTGTATCAATCCAAAAATCTCCATTATCAAGCATTATTCCTCGCCAGCCGACTTCTGACCATTGTTCTATTTTCGAATTTGAAATTTTATTAATGATTTTCGAATCAAAAATCTGATTGAATCTCTTCTTGAAATCAGACTCGTTTTTAACATCAGGAATTGGATATTCTCTGCTCAGAGGATAATTAACAATTTTAGAAATTCCGTCAATATTTTTAGTCTGAAATAACTTAATTACTTTCTGAATATTCTCGTTTTTAGTTTTATCCAGCTTTTCGTTTTGAGAAAATACAACACTGGAAATTAATAAAAAGAAAAATAAAATCTTGTATTTCATTACAAATCAGTTTTTATTTAAGGAAAGGATTATGTTCTTTTTCAAAACCAATTGATGTTGGTTCTCCGTGACCACTGTAAACTTTGGTATTTTCTGGCAAAGTCAACAATTTATTTTTAATACTTGAAATTAATTGGTCATAATCGCCTTTGTGAAGGTCGGTTCTCCCAATGCTCATCATAAAAAGTGCATCACCTGAAATTACAAATCCATTTTCCTGATTATAAAAAGCCACACTTCCAGGCGAATGTCCAGGAACGTCGTAGATTTCAACGGTTTCTAAACCTAAGTTTAATTTTTCTCCTTCTTTAATATGCTGAATTTCCCCTCTGAAAGCAGGAAAGAAAAAACCATAATTTTTAGCTGTAAATGAAGCGCGGTCAAGAATTTCCATCTCATCAGAATGAATCAAAACCGGAACATCAAAAGTATCATAAGCCCATTGTAAGCCAATAATATGGTCAATGTGAGCGTGCGTCAACAAAATATTTTTGATTTTAAGTTCATTTGCTTTGATGAAGCTGTGCAAAGTTTCGGTTTCAGCTTCGGGCATATTTCCCGGATCTATAAGAAAAGCTTCCTTTTCATCGTTATAAATGA
The genomic region above belongs to Epilithonimonas zeae and contains:
- a CDS encoding amino acid ABC transporter substrate-binding protein, producing MVKKIFILSGLIGFLGLSAQKTHTVAPKETPYGISKQYGITIDELYQLNPSKKEGGLKIGDVIVVSKGGSGTKAVPSTPTPATSVAKTGKTGTITLQPKQTIYGITKQYQISEADLRKLNPELDSHMKIGDKITLPLDNIQKFGGSAPATVVQATTTTTEKPAEVKTVTKTETNSSDKGLYVVQAKDNYYKISRQFNLTQKQLFALNPGLETTGLKPGEAIRVSGSDSAASSSNSIKVEDNSQSNATSAPVTETTRQTTVSEPTKTSSSVTSSEDDYVTYTVQSGDTMFSIMNRFNVTLDQLISLNPNLSDGLKAGMTLKIKKQDPMYSKKSGDVLSVVLMLPFGYDANDAKYRTMSMDFLTGAKLAAERNATNGQKLDIKVVDAGNETTFKNSLSQINPDNTDLIVGPFFKSSVLEVLRFVNDKKIPVVAPFANSEDLFDYSNLIIIETENSIYSDRIVKEVGQVYQDQKIYIVADNSKANANAIKAGLEKSLSKPNVVIVNSSSEIQLENNMMTGQSVPVIAVLADDDESAGAAFASKIIALGKQTEGVKAFSMFYSPSFEKNVDDLSKASLVYLMDRKINYDGDFEKEILAAYKGKYCKTPSKYAVIGFDVMNDMLTRENKRGEIFKQIGKSQTQLATKFEFVKAKPNGAYINNGYRVVRLMQ
- the fabD gene encoding ACP S-malonyltransferase, which translates into the protein MKALVFPGQGSQFVGMGKELYDSRKDVKDLMDSANDILGFDIVSVMFNGTDEDLKKTSVTQPAIFLHSVAAVKVANGLGAEMVAGHSLGEFSALVANGVLSFEDGLKLVSERAQAMQMACDINPSSMAAILGLEDVKVEEICAEIEGIVVPANYNCPGQLVISGETTAVEKACEALKAAGAKRALLLPVNGAFHSPLMMPAQERLAAAIEKTNFRKATIPVYQNITTTAVSDPEEIKKNLIAQLTGPVKWTQSVQNMIKDGATNFIEVGPGKTLQGLIKKINSEVNVASAI
- a CDS encoding GYDIA family GHMP kinase, with the translated sequence MSRIFSPGKLMLTSEYVAVDGALVLAIPTKLGQELFYTENEDQKSLIFWEAYHQNQLWLKATIDYKNWEILETNDSKASEFILKTLKNVQNLSDTKLKSDTSYHIKTNLQFPSDFGLGSSSTLMNNLAEWANIDAFTLNEISLGGSGYDVAVAKEKSAVLYSRFPERTYHKIDFNPSFKDELIFIHLNQKQDTREGISHYKSKPTSTGLINDYSKLTKMIVNSQNLEEFSELMTIHEQKMSDFLEIPTVKEKYFQNCPSFVKSLGAWGGDFVLASKFGDYESYFKKQGFYRIFSWSDLIN
- the pckA gene encoding phosphoenolpyruvate carboxykinase (ATP), with product MDKLKSYLEHQGILNPKEIIHNPTYEEIFQAEMDPNNSGFAKGVLTKSGAVAVKTGIFTGRSPKDRYIVKDNITRDTIWWDGNINRPTTVEVFDELKDIVTKDLSGDRIYVIDTFCGSNEDTRLKVRFVTKVAWQAHFVMNMFIRPSHYDLQNYGDPDFVVINSSESVNPNWEQHGLNSEVFVMFDLTKKMQIIGGTWYGGEMKKGMFAIMNYYLPLKGMASMHCSANVGEDGDVAVFFGLSGTGKTTLSADPKRYLIGDDEHGWDNNGVFNYEGGCYAKVIDLSKEKEPDIYGAIRRDALLENVVTDDEGNVDYTDGSITENTRVSYPIYHISKIVLPSKAGHASKIIYLSADAFGVLPPVSILTDQQAQYHFLCGYTSKLAGTERGITEPTPSFSPAFGEAFLTLHPTMYSKTLIGKMKEHGAKAYLVNTGWNGTGKRISLKDTRAIIDAIIDGSIDKADTNKVPVMNLEFPVALPNVSENILDPRDTYENNSDWEAKAKDLAARYIKYFEQFTDNDEALELVSSGPILSEVHQD